One part of the Streptomyces lienomycini genome encodes these proteins:
- a CDS encoding FABP family protein, which yields MIEIPSDLHKDLVPLAFLLGNWAGAGVHDFPGAEKCNFGQEVSFTHDGRDFLEYESHTWVLDNDGNKVRPLESEHGFWRIDANRKVEVTMVRDDGVIEIWYGEMADQKPQIDLVTDAVARTAASQPYTGGKRLYGYVKSDLMWVGEKQTPEVELRPYMSAHLKKVVTPEDVERWAKALPDDMPDDGIAFFK from the coding sequence ATGATCGAGATCCCGTCCGACCTGCACAAGGACCTCGTCCCCCTCGCGTTCCTCCTCGGGAACTGGGCGGGCGCGGGCGTGCACGACTTCCCCGGCGCCGAGAAGTGCAACTTCGGCCAGGAGGTCTCCTTCACCCACGACGGCCGGGACTTCCTGGAGTACGAGTCCCACACCTGGGTGCTGGACAACGACGGCAACAAGGTCCGTCCGCTGGAGTCGGAGCACGGCTTCTGGCGCATCGACGCGAACCGCAAGGTCGAGGTCACGATGGTCCGCGACGACGGCGTCATCGAGATCTGGTACGGCGAGATGGCCGACCAGAAGCCCCAGATCGACCTGGTCACCGACGCGGTGGCCCGCACGGCGGCCTCTCAGCCCTACACCGGCGGCAAGCGGCTGTACGGCTACGTCAAGAGCGACCTGATGTGGGTCGGTGAGAAGCAGACCCCCGAGGTCGAGCTGCGCCCGTACATGTCGGCACACCTGAAGAAGGTCGTCACCCCGGAGGACGTCGAGCGCTGGGCCAAGGCCCTGCCGGACGACATGCCGGACGACGGGATCGCTTTCTTCAAGTAG
- a CDS encoding Fur family transcriptional regulator: MVSTDWKSDLRQRGYRLTPQRQLVLEAVDTLEHATPDDILGEVRKTASGINISTVYRTLELLEELGLVSHAHLGHGAPTYHLADRHHHIHLVCRDCTNVIEADLSVAADFTAKLREQFGFDTDMKHFAIFGRCESCSLKGAATES, from the coding sequence GTGGTGAGCACCGACTGGAAGAGCGACCTCAGGCAGCGCGGCTATCGGCTGACCCCGCAGCGGCAGCTGGTCCTGGAGGCCGTGGACACGCTGGAGCACGCGACGCCCGACGACATCCTCGGCGAGGTGCGCAAGACCGCGTCGGGGATCAACATCTCCACCGTGTACCGCACGCTGGAGCTGCTGGAGGAGCTGGGGCTGGTCAGCCACGCCCACCTGGGGCACGGTGCGCCGACCTACCACCTGGCCGACCGGCACCACCACATCCACCTGGTCTGCCGGGACTGCACCAACGTGATCGAGGCCGACCTGTCGGTGGCCGCCGACTTCACCGCCAAGCTGCGCGAGCAGTTCGGCTTCGACACCGACATGAAGCACTTCGCGATCTTCGGCCGGTGCGAGAGCTGTTCCCTGAAGGGTGCAGCCACCGAGTCGTGA
- a CDS encoding winged helix-turn-helix domain-containing protein — translation MVVTQENVSVNGSRRLSSQEIADILRERIRGGELKAGDRLPTQAELADEFSVERGTVRQALRALQEDGLLSNVSKGSPPRIAEPAPVRGDQPQPTMLALGHRLTAAFSAPRVRVDVVCHTSETLVLALSEPLRLIHEGHIRPESIDFRVLLPARNVELAFPVLVEQEEDDPVHRRWLEMRNAQARVLEHNLRAVRNTRHVDVRVSFRTLPFTPPTKLYLLNGEEALFGHYMLTRREEEYENRTLEMYDALGSQSLLFSFLKRTGHRDAAFVEESERWFEALWNTITTDMAFS, via the coding sequence TTGGTCGTGACTCAGGAGAACGTGTCCGTGAACGGCAGCAGAAGGCTCTCGTCCCAGGAGATCGCCGACATCCTGCGGGAACGGATCCGCGGGGGTGAACTCAAGGCGGGCGACCGCCTGCCCACCCAGGCCGAGTTGGCCGACGAGTTCAGTGTGGAGCGCGGCACCGTCCGCCAGGCCCTGAGGGCGCTCCAGGAGGACGGCCTGCTCTCCAACGTCAGCAAGGGCAGCCCGCCCCGCATCGCCGAACCCGCCCCGGTCCGCGGCGATCAGCCGCAGCCCACGATGCTGGCCCTGGGGCACCGCCTGACGGCGGCGTTCTCGGCGCCCCGGGTGCGGGTGGACGTCGTGTGCCACACCTCCGAGACGCTGGTGCTCGCCCTGAGCGAGCCGCTCCGCCTGATCCACGAGGGCCACATCCGCCCCGAGTCGATCGACTTCCGCGTCCTGCTGCCGGCCCGGAACGTCGAGCTGGCCTTCCCCGTCCTGGTCGAGCAGGAGGAGGACGACCCGGTCCACCGGCGCTGGCTGGAGATGCGCAACGCCCAGGCCCGGGTGCTGGAGCACAACCTGCGCGCCGTGCGCAACACCCGCCACGTCGACGTCAGGGTGTCCTTCCGCACGCTGCCGTTCACCCCGCCGACCAAGCTCTACCTGCTCAACGGCGAGGAGGCGCTCTTCGGTCACTACATGCTGACCCGGCGCGAGGAGGAGTACGAGAACCGGACGCTGGAGATGTACGACGCCCTCGGTTCCCAGTCGCTGCTGTTCTCCTTCCTGAAGCGGACCGGACACCGGGACGCGGCGTTCGTCGAGGAGTCGGAGAGATGGTTCGAAGCCCTGTGGAACACCATCACCACGGACATGGCCTTCTCCTGA
- a CDS encoding asparaginase: protein MPAPQSPEQPRSRPQSEPESQLRAQSQPQASQGSRSPRTDRSALRSAPTSALSPVVPPVLAEVVRSGFVEGRHRGSLVVLAADGAVELALGEVTAPVFPRSSNKPMQAAGVLRAGLDLAGERLALAAASHSGEPFHRDLVRTMLDEYGLDPALLQCPPDLPLDAEERDTYLASGAAPDRVTMNCSGKHTAMLAICAQRGWPLETYLDPEHPLQRIIHKVVEDAAGEPVAAVGTDGCGAPLMAISLVGLARAFRSFVAAEPGTAERRVADAMRAHPEYVAGSRRADTWLMREVPGTLSKMGAEAVQAVALPDGRALAFKIEDGAGRALGPVLARALTLLGVDGPVVDRIGRAPLLGAGREVGEIRAAF, encoded by the coding sequence ATGCCCGCGCCCCAGTCACCCGAACAGCCCCGGTCCCGCCCCCAGTCCGAGCCCGAGTCGCAGCTCCGGGCTCAGTCGCAGCCGCAGGCGTCGCAGGGGTCCCGTTCGCCGCGGACGGACCGGTCCGCACTCAGGTCTGCGCCCACGTCCGCCCTCTCGCCCGTCGTACCGCCCGTCCTCGCCGAGGTCGTCCGGTCCGGCTTCGTCGAGGGACGGCACCGGGGCAGCCTGGTGGTCCTGGCCGCCGACGGAGCCGTGGAGCTGGCGCTGGGCGAGGTGACGGCGCCGGTCTTCCCGCGCTCCTCCAACAAGCCGATGCAGGCGGCGGGCGTGCTGCGGGCCGGCCTCGACCTCGCGGGGGAGCGGCTGGCGCTGGCCGCCGCGAGCCACTCCGGAGAACCGTTTCACCGGGACCTGGTCCGCACCATGCTCGACGAGTACGGCCTCGACCCGGCGCTGCTCCAGTGCCCGCCCGACCTGCCACTGGACGCCGAGGAGCGGGACACGTACCTGGCGTCGGGCGCCGCACCCGACCGCGTCACCATGAACTGCTCCGGCAAGCACACCGCGATGCTGGCGATCTGCGCGCAGCGGGGCTGGCCGCTGGAGACCTACCTCGACCCGGAGCACCCGCTCCAGCGGATCATCCACAAGGTCGTGGAGGACGCGGCGGGCGAGCCGGTCGCCGCCGTCGGCACGGACGGGTGCGGGGCGCCGCTCATGGCGATCAGCCTGGTCGGCCTGGCCCGCGCCTTCCGATCCTTCGTCGCCGCCGAGCCCGGCACGGCCGAGCGCCGCGTCGCCGACGCGATGCGCGCCCACCCCGAGTACGTCGCCGGCAGCCGCCGCGCCGACACCTGGCTGATGCGGGAGGTACCCGGCACCCTCTCCAAGATGGGCGCGGAGGCCGTCCAGGCGGTGGCCCTGCCCGACGGCCGCGCCCTCGCCTTCAAGATCGAGGACGGTGCGGGCCGCGCCCTGGGCCCGGTACTGGCCCGCGCCCTGACCCTGCTGGGCGTGGACGGCCCGGTCGTCGACCGCATCGGCCGCGCCCCGCTGCTGGGCGCCGGGCGCGAGGTGGGGGAGATCCGGGCGGCGTTCTGA
- a CDS encoding GNAT family N-acetyltransferase: MSPRTEIDVRPITEAEFPDWNRAMNTGFLRPPAVSPEHLEARRAEFVPGRSLGAFDGARCVATFRSFDQELTAVGGAPVRADAISNVTVTATHRRRGLLTRMMAQDLTAAKDRGDTVATLIAAEYPIYGRYGFGPATTMTEWAVDVPRAGLAARWTAPEDGARIDLVDAEDVRKLGPELHERLRRVQPGAVSRTEVWWQLRTGALQMNGPSWIEPCYAVYRSAAGEVEGIASYRTDDHWGDAKQPLNTATVDWLLAVTPAAERGLWHYLCSIDWITTVKSGWRAPDDLLPHLLPDPRAARITSQADWLWVRILDVAAALEARAYEGRGSLVLEVVDRGGLTGGRWRLEAGPDGASCAPTTESAHLVLDVGDLSALWLGDASAVRLAALGRVREERAGAARVVDALLRTSRRPWCPDMF; this comes from the coding sequence ATGAGCCCCCGCACCGAGATCGACGTACGTCCCATCACCGAGGCCGAGTTCCCGGACTGGAACCGGGCCATGAACACCGGGTTCCTGCGGCCGCCCGCCGTCAGCCCGGAGCACCTGGAGGCCCGCCGCGCCGAGTTCGTGCCCGGCCGGTCGCTCGGCGCCTTCGACGGCGCACGCTGTGTCGCGACCTTCCGGTCCTTCGACCAGGAGCTGACCGCCGTCGGCGGTGCCCCGGTGCGGGCCGACGCGATCTCCAACGTCACCGTCACCGCGACCCACCGCCGCCGCGGGCTGCTCACCCGCATGATGGCGCAGGACCTGACCGCGGCGAAGGACCGCGGGGACACCGTCGCGACGCTGATCGCGGCCGAGTACCCGATCTACGGGCGGTACGGCTTCGGCCCCGCCACCACCATGACCGAGTGGGCGGTCGACGTGCCGCGCGCCGGTCTCGCCGCACGCTGGACGGCGCCGGAGGACGGCGCCCGGATCGACCTCGTCGACGCCGAGGACGTCCGCAAGCTCGGCCCCGAACTGCACGAGCGGCTGCGCCGGGTCCAGCCGGGCGCGGTCAGCCGGACCGAGGTGTGGTGGCAGCTGCGCACCGGGGCCCTGCAGATGAACGGCCCCTCCTGGATCGAGCCCTGCTACGCCGTGTACCGCTCGGCGGCCGGCGAGGTCGAGGGCATCGCCTCGTACCGGACCGACGACCACTGGGGCGACGCCAAGCAGCCGCTGAACACGGCGACCGTCGACTGGCTGCTCGCGGTGACCCCGGCCGCCGAGCGCGGGCTGTGGCACTACCTGTGCTCGATCGACTGGATCACCACCGTGAAGAGCGGCTGGCGGGCCCCCGACGACCTGCTCCCGCACCTCCTGCCCGACCCGCGAGCGGCCAGGATCACCTCGCAGGCGGACTGGCTGTGGGTGCGGATCCTGGACGTCGCGGCGGCGCTGGAGGCGCGCGCGTACGAGGGCCGGGGATCGCTGGTGCTGGAGGTCGTGGACCGCGGAGGGCTCACCGGCGGGCGGTGGCGGCTGGAGGCGGGCCCGGACGGCGCGTCCTGCGCGCCGACCACCGAGAGCGCCCACCTCGTGCTGGACGTGGGCGACCTGTCGGCGCTGTGGCTGGGCGACGCGTCCGCCGTACGGCTGGCCGCGCTCGGCCGGGTGCGGGAAGAACGAGCGGGCGCCGCCCGTGTGGTCGACGCCCTGCTGCGTACGTCCAGGCGGCCTTGGTGCCCGGACATGTTCTGA
- a CDS encoding HAD family hydrolase translates to MTDTGLGRAAIDDPAALLRTFGSVRAVLFDFDGPVCDLFGGRATADVARQVKRTARRHWGPLDAAVEECDDSHGILRPLREMYERSVPRPSALPLELAEAAVTDMERHAVRTAAPTPHLHALVELLLGLGKRLVVVSNNAEGPIREYLARLGLGPKFDGVFGRSPHDARLMKPHPDCVHRALRHLALPAADCLLVGDQLTDLGAARSAGTGFLGFTRHAVRALEMAEGGADAVVASYLPVVRAADGPPARVAAP, encoded by the coding sequence GTGACCGACACAGGCCTTGGCCGGGCGGCGATCGACGATCCGGCCGCACTGCTGCGCACCTTCGGGTCCGTCCGCGCGGTGCTGTTCGACTTCGACGGCCCCGTCTGCGATCTGTTCGGCGGCCGCGCCACGGCGGACGTGGCGCGGCAGGTCAAGCGGACGGCCCGGCGCCACTGGGGGCCGCTCGACGCCGCGGTCGAGGAGTGCGACGACTCCCACGGAATCCTCCGTCCCCTCAGGGAGATGTACGAAAGATCCGTACCCAGGCCGAGCGCCCTCCCGCTGGAACTCGCCGAGGCCGCCGTCACCGACATGGAGCGGCACGCCGTGCGCACCGCGGCTCCCACGCCGCATCTGCACGCCCTCGTGGAGCTGCTGCTCGGCCTCGGCAAGCGTCTGGTGGTCGTCAGCAACAACGCGGAGGGGCCGATCCGGGAGTACCTCGCCCGTCTCGGTCTCGGTCCGAAGTTCGACGGGGTCTTCGGCCGGTCGCCGCACGACGCGCGGCTCATGAAGCCGCATCCGGACTGCGTGCACCGGGCCCTGCGCCACCTGGCCCTGCCCGCCGCGGACTGCCTGCTCGTCGGCGACCAGCTCACCGACCTGGGGGCCGCCCGGTCGGCCGGGACCGGCTTCCTCGGGTTCACCCGGCACGCGGTACGCGCGCTGGAGATGGCCGAGGGCGGCGCGGACGCGGTGGTCGCCTCCTACCTGCCCGTCGTACGGGCCGCCGACGGGCCTCCCGCGCGGGTGGCGGCGCCCTAG
- a CDS encoding DsrE family protein — protein MAKKLVIKVTAGADAPERCSQAFTVAAVAVASGVDVSLWLTGESAWFAVPGRAAEFELPHAAPLPDLLDSLLAGGRVTLCTQCAARRDLTEKDVIEGVRIAGAQVFVQEALADETQALVY, from the coding sequence ATGGCGAAGAAGCTCGTGATCAAGGTGACGGCGGGGGCGGACGCGCCCGAGCGGTGCTCGCAGGCGTTCACGGTGGCGGCGGTGGCCGTGGCCAGCGGGGTCGACGTGTCGCTGTGGCTGACCGGTGAGTCCGCGTGGTTCGCGGTGCCGGGGCGTGCGGCCGAGTTCGAGCTGCCGCACGCCGCGCCGCTGCCCGACCTGCTGGACTCGCTCCTGGCGGGCGGGCGGGTGACGCTGTGCACCCAGTGCGCGGCCCGCCGCGACCTCACCGAGAAGGACGTCATCGAGGGCGTACGCATCGCGGGCGCGCAGGTCTTCGTACAGGAGGCCCTCGCCGACGAAACCCAAGCCCTCGTCTACTGA
- a CDS encoding DUF397 domain-containing protein, whose product MRAIDLSTVTWRKSSYSNQDGGECVEVSDDLLRAADWRKSSYSNPDGGNCVEVAPGLSLVPVRDSKDPAHGALLFAAPAWAAFVGGVRREEPGGAA is encoded by the coding sequence ATGCGAGCCATCGATCTGAGCACGGTCACCTGGCGCAAGAGCAGCTACAGCAACCAGGACGGCGGCGAGTGCGTCGAGGTTTCCGACGACCTCCTCCGCGCCGCCGACTGGCGCAAGAGCAGCTACAGCAACCCCGACGGCGGCAACTGCGTCGAGGTCGCCCCCGGCCTCTCCCTCGTCCCCGTCCGGGACAGCAAGGACCCCGCTCACGGAGCCCTCCTCTTCGCCGCCCCCGCGTGGGCCGCCTTCGTGGGCGGAGTCCGGCGGGAAGAGCCGGGAGGGGCCGCGTAA
- the dtd gene encoding D-aminoacyl-tRNA deacylase, with the protein MRAVVQRVDGASVVVNGETVGAIDGEGLCVLVGVTHDDTPEKAAQLARKLWSVRILHDEKSCSDLDAPLLVISQFTLYGDARKGRRPTWNAAAPGDVAEPLVDEVVAQLRALGATVATGRFGARMRVSLTNDGPFTVLVEV; encoded by the coding sequence ATGCGTGCAGTGGTGCAGAGGGTGGACGGCGCGAGCGTCGTCGTGAACGGCGAGACGGTGGGCGCGATCGACGGCGAGGGCCTGTGCGTCCTGGTCGGCGTCACCCACGACGACACCCCGGAGAAGGCGGCGCAGCTGGCCCGCAAGCTCTGGTCGGTGCGGATCCTGCACGACGAGAAGTCGTGCAGCGACCTCGACGCCCCGCTACTGGTGATCAGCCAGTTCACCCTTTACGGCGACGCCCGCAAGGGCCGCCGCCCCACCTGGAACGCGGCCGCGCCCGGCGACGTCGCCGAACCGCTGGTCGACGAGGTCGTCGCACAGCTGCGCGCGCTGGGCGCCACCGTGGCGACGGGCCGCTTCGGCGCGCGGATGCGGGTGTCCCTGACGAACGACGGCCCGTTCACGGTCCTCGTGGAGGTCTGA
- a CDS encoding HAD family hydrolase has protein sequence MTVETDDERLRHLVRGARLVLWDFDGPICRLFARYAADRVADEMTRWLADRGMAGPLAPDGQRADGAREVPRADDPQEVLRAAHRRHPGSDLVAGLEEVYTSAELRAVPSAMPTAYADPLIRTWTALGSRLAVVTNNSPHAVRAYLAGRGLLPCFAPHIYGRTRDPHRLKPDPYTLRRALDGAGCDASATLMVGDSPADLAAATSVGVDFLGYARNDRKERQLRDAGAPVLVDSLEPVLRALWAR, from the coding sequence GTGACAGTGGAGACGGACGACGAGCGGCTGCGCCACCTGGTCCGCGGCGCACGACTCGTGCTGTGGGACTTCGACGGCCCCATCTGCCGCCTGTTCGCCCGGTACGCGGCGGACCGCGTCGCCGACGAGATGACGCGGTGGCTGGCGGACCGCGGCATGGCGGGCCCGCTCGCGCCGGACGGACAGCGGGCCGACGGCGCGCGGGAGGTTCCGCGGGCCGACGATCCGCAGGAGGTGCTGCGCGCCGCGCACCGCCGGCACCCCGGCAGCGACCTGGTGGCGGGCCTCGAGGAGGTCTACACGTCGGCGGAGCTGCGCGCCGTGCCCTCCGCGATGCCCACCGCCTACGCCGATCCGCTGATCCGCACCTGGACCGCGCTCGGCAGCCGGCTGGCCGTCGTCACGAACAACTCCCCGCACGCGGTGCGCGCCTACCTGGCCGGCCGCGGTCTGCTGCCCTGCTTCGCGCCGCACATCTACGGCCGCACCCGGGACCCGCACCGCCTCAAGCCCGACCCGTACACCCTGCGCCGCGCCCTGGACGGCGCGGGCTGCGACGCCTCCGCCACCCTGATGGTCGGGGACTCCCCCGCCGACCTGGCCGCGGCCACGAGCGTCGGCGTCGACTTCCTGGGATACGCGAGGAACGACCGCAAGGAGAGGCAACTGCGGGACGCGGGCGCCCCGGTGCTCGTCGACTCCCTCGAACCGGTCCTGCGGGCCCTGTGGGCACGGTGA
- the ygfZ gene encoding CAF17-like 4Fe-4S cluster assembly/insertion protein YgfZ, with protein sequence MKSPLLSLPGAVPAEGVDEGVAAHYGDLFREQRALADGTGFVDLSHRGVVTVTGDDRLSWLHLLLTQHVSDLPVGRATEALVLSANGHIEHALYLVDDGTTVWAHVEPGSQEALIAYLESMKFFYRVEVADRTADTAVVHLPAGSIARVPGSAAVRETPYGRDVFLPREELEAFAAEAGPAAGILAHEALRVEHHRPRVGFETDHRTIPHELGWIGTAVHLQKGCYRGQETVARVHNLGKPPRRLVFLHLDGSEVHLPPNGAEIRLADDGPDGRKIGFVTTSVRHHELGPVALALVKRSVPVDARLMAEETAAAQETVVEP encoded by the coding sequence ATGAAGAGCCCCCTGCTGTCCCTGCCCGGCGCCGTTCCCGCCGAGGGCGTGGACGAAGGCGTCGCCGCCCACTACGGCGACCTGTTCCGCGAGCAGCGTGCCCTCGCCGACGGCACCGGCTTCGTCGACCTCTCCCACCGCGGTGTCGTCACCGTCACGGGCGACGACCGGCTGAGCTGGCTGCACCTGCTGCTCACCCAGCACGTCAGCGACCTGCCGGTCGGCCGGGCCACCGAGGCGCTGGTCCTGTCCGCGAACGGCCACATCGAACACGCGCTGTACCTCGTCGACGACGGCACGACCGTCTGGGCGCACGTGGAGCCCGGCAGCCAGGAGGCGCTGATCGCCTACCTGGAGTCGATGAAGTTCTTCTACCGGGTCGAGGTCGCCGACCGCACCGCCGACACCGCCGTCGTGCACCTGCCCGCCGGGTCGATCGCCCGGGTCCCCGGCTCGGCCGCCGTCCGCGAGACGCCGTACGGCCGTGACGTCTTTCTGCCGAGGGAGGAGCTGGAGGCGTTCGCCGCCGAGGCGGGGCCCGCGGCCGGGATCCTCGCCCACGAGGCGCTGCGCGTCGAGCACCACCGCCCCCGGGTCGGGTTCGAGACCGACCACCGGACCATCCCGCACGAGCTGGGCTGGATCGGCACGGCCGTGCACCTCCAGAAGGGCTGCTACCGGGGGCAGGAGACCGTCGCCCGGGTGCACAATCTCGGCAAGCCCCCGCGCCGGCTGGTCTTCCTGCACCTGGACGGCAGCGAGGTCCACCTGCCGCCGAACGGCGCGGAGATCCGTCTCGCCGACGACGGCCCCGACGGCCGGAAGATCGGCTTCGTCACCACGTCCGTACGCCACCACGAGCTGGGCCCGGTCGCCCTCGCCCTGGTGAAGCGGAGCGTGCCGGTGGACGCCCGGCTGATGGCCGAGGAGACCGCGGCCGCACAGGAGACCGTCGTCGAGCCCTGA
- a CDS encoding helix-turn-helix domain-containing protein — translation MPQRRAITGRSQEPRARFAEELRLLRNARGVSLRGVAEVVGWDASQFGKLENGHTLGGPEIVEALDQYYGTGGMLLTLWELAVADPTQFKERYRRYMVLEAEAVSMWQYSPSIVPGLLQTPEYAAELLSQGGLAGVELDKQVAARMGRREPLLAEGGPQFRAILSETVLHSSLRSTAEWRAQLRHLVAMGERPNISVQVVPWAAGLHALTNTHTMFLHGAGRIVAWVETGYSGELVQETTAVDQLQLRYDRVRDMALSPGESREFIERMLEEAPCEPSI, via the coding sequence GTGCCGCAGCGGAGGGCGATCACGGGTCGCAGTCAGGAACCGAGGGCACGCTTCGCGGAGGAGCTGCGGCTGCTGCGCAACGCTCGGGGCGTGTCCCTGCGGGGCGTCGCCGAGGTGGTGGGCTGGGACGCGTCCCAGTTCGGAAAGCTGGAGAACGGCCACACCCTGGGCGGCCCGGAGATCGTGGAGGCGCTGGACCAGTACTACGGCACGGGCGGAATGCTGCTCACGCTGTGGGAGCTGGCGGTGGCGGATCCAACGCAGTTCAAGGAGCGGTACCGGCGGTACATGGTCCTGGAGGCCGAGGCGGTGAGTATGTGGCAGTACTCGCCGAGCATCGTGCCGGGCCTGCTCCAGACGCCGGAGTACGCGGCGGAGCTGCTCAGCCAGGGTGGACTGGCGGGCGTAGAGCTGGACAAGCAGGTGGCAGCACGTATGGGCCGCCGTGAACCGCTGCTGGCCGAGGGCGGCCCGCAGTTCCGCGCCATCCTCTCGGAGACGGTGCTGCACAGTTCGTTGCGCAGCACCGCTGAATGGCGTGCGCAATTGCGCCATCTCGTCGCGATGGGCGAGCGCCCCAACATCAGCGTCCAGGTGGTCCCGTGGGCGGCGGGTCTGCATGCCCTGACCAACACTCACACCATGTTTCTGCACGGCGCGGGTCGGATCGTCGCCTGGGTCGAGACCGGCTACTCGGGCGAACTGGTCCAGGAAACAACGGCAGTCGACCAGCTACAGCTCCGATACGATCGAGTACGCGATATGGCCCTGTCTCCGGGCGAGTCGCGGGAGTTCATCGAGCGGATGCTGGAGGAAGCGCCATGCGAGCCATCGATCTGA
- a CDS encoding glucose 1-dehydrogenase has translation MHDLTGKNVIVTGGARGLGAEAARQAAAAGAHVLITDVLDDDGEATARALGDRARFLHHDVTSEEDWRRVADFAVTEFGALHGLVNNAGISTGSLLEAESVEHFRKVLDINLTGVFIGMRTVIPALKEAGGGSIVNISSAAGLMGLALTAGYGASKWGVRGLTKIGAVELGTARIRVNSVHPGMTYTPMTAATGIEQGEGKYPNTPMGRVGEAHEIAGAVVFLLSDAASYVTGAELAVDGGWTTGPTVAYVMGQ, from the coding sequence ATGCACGACCTGACCGGCAAGAACGTGATCGTCACCGGAGGCGCCCGGGGCCTGGGCGCGGAGGCGGCCCGCCAGGCCGCCGCCGCCGGCGCGCACGTCCTGATCACCGACGTCCTGGACGACGACGGCGAGGCCACCGCCCGCGCCCTCGGCGACCGCGCCCGCTTCCTCCACCACGACGTCACCTCGGAGGAGGACTGGCGGCGGGTCGCCGACTTCGCGGTCACCGAGTTCGGGGCGCTGCACGGCCTGGTGAACAACGCGGGCATCTCGACCGGCAGCCTGCTGGAGGCGGAGTCCGTCGAGCACTTCCGCAAGGTGCTCGACATCAACCTCACGGGCGTCTTCATCGGCATGAGGACCGTGATCCCCGCGCTGAAGGAGGCCGGCGGCGGATCGATCGTCAACATCTCGTCCGCCGCGGGCCTGATGGGCCTCGCGCTCACGGCCGGGTACGGCGCGTCCAAGTGGGGCGTACGCGGGCTCACGAAGATCGGCGCCGTGGAACTGGGCACCGCCCGCATCCGCGTGAACTCGGTGCACCCCGGGATGACGTACACCCCGATGACCGCGGCCACGGGCATCGAGCAGGGCGAGGGCAAGTACCCCAACACGCCCATGGGCCGGGTCGGCGAGGCCCACGAGATCGCCGGCGCGGTCGTCTTCCTGCTGTCGGACGCCGCGTCCTACGTCACCGGTGCCGAACTCGCCGTGGACGGCGGCTGGACCACCGGCCCGACGGTGGCGTACGTCATGGGGCAGTGA
- a CDS encoding RsiG family protein, whose translation MSTPSTGQSFGTAALTCPGGLEAPRPPVQRTDSPELPAEPPERDLTALSLPELRALRRDAQREEADLSYVRRLLQGRIDILRAELAGRAPTTVVATAATGSVVERLSEILADAPARQRSSARHVTLGTPRSKEGRRLAAEMLGEVELSDLTARTDVELNAGMGRLVRYEQQVSRRRQRLQRTADGCSAEIARRYREGEAQVDDLLV comes from the coding sequence ATGAGCACACCGAGTACGGGGCAGTCCTTCGGCACTGCCGCGTTGACATGTCCGGGTGGCCTGGAGGCGCCCCGGCCGCCCGTGCAGCGCACGGACAGCCCGGAGCTGCCGGCGGAGCCCCCGGAGCGGGACCTGACCGCGCTGAGCCTGCCCGAGCTGCGCGCGCTGCGCCGGGACGCCCAGCGCGAGGAGGCCGACCTCAGCTATGTGCGGCGGCTGCTGCAGGGCCGCATCGACATCCTGCGCGCGGAGTTGGCGGGGCGGGCGCCGACGACCGTGGTGGCCACCGCGGCGACGGGGTCCGTGGTCGAGCGGCTGTCGGAGATCCTCGCCGACGCCCCGGCCCGGCAGCGCTCCTCGGCCCGGCACGTGACGCTCGGCACCCCGCGCAGCAAGGAGGGCCGGCGGCTGGCCGCGGAGATGCTGGGCGAGGTGGAGCTGTCCGACCTGACGGCCCGCACCGACGTCGAGCTGAACGCCGGAATGGGGCGGCTGGTGCGCTACGAGCAGCAGGTCTCCCGGCGCAGGCAGCGGCTCCAGCGCACGGCGGACGGCTGCAGCGCGGAGATCGCACGCCGGTACCGTGAGGGGGAAGCACAAGTCGACGACCTGCTCGTGTGA